The stretch of DNA TATGGAttactacacatacacataacacaAAATTAAAGAAACATTGAACCAATGTGTCATCATaacatgaatgaaaaaatatatactggaCGTCTTGATGTTGTATTACGGTAATTGTGATATGACGCTTGATCACATGTATaggaaataaaagtacatgTCCTATATCCCAGATGATAAGATATTTCATTCCTTAGTTGGAACTTCAAGCTGGGACCGCACAAGATCACAATTTTAAGGTAATTTTCAGTAACGAATACGATTAAGTTTCTTCTAAACTGTTAGGCTAATATGCTGACGAACCAGCTATATCCAAAAAAAATTCAACCTTGTAATAGCCTACTTCTATTAGGTATCATATAGGAACAGAACTGGCAGTTACCAAACATAGGTAAAGATGCTTAGAATGTAAGTGTTACGAATGCGAAAACTAGCAGAGAGTCTTGATTATTTGCCTccgtttgttttatttctgttgtgtTATACTGGCACGCCTTTCAAACAGTAGTAGACAAGCGTTTACGAGAAACAACACATCAAACGTGAGTAACGTTATCAACATGCATTTACCGTGGATTAGAACAAAACTGGCTTTACGCGAAGGTGTTAGAACGTCAGTATGCTTACTATTCTAAAAACGGACATCATGGTAACTCGAGCTGCTGTCATCCTCCTCACAGAACTCATAGACgcgtctgattggctgatgtctGTTTCCCATCTCTTCTAATCATCATCTTAATGTGGATTACATAGTTAACATACATTGAATAAAGTAGTTAACGACACGATCAAACAGATCTCCTGATTCTCTTCATCCCTTCCAGCTGCCATTCATGGCTTCCGACAAAAGCTGGTCCGATGATGACTCACAATCATCAAAGTTCATGCGAAAGGCGAAGGAATCGCCCTTCGTACCGATAGGTAAGTTAGGGCGATATCTACCGGCAGTACGGCAAGTTctgtattacattttataaaattgTAAACATGAATAATGGTAAGTTACTTGTACATTTGTCTGGGAGTCACTTTTGCCTCGAAAAAGTAGCCTAAATGTTGCCTCCTCAGTTCCCATTTGCCTCTGATAGTTATCTTGCCTGATCTTACAGGTATGGCTGGGTTTGTGTCAATTGTTGGATATGGGTTGATGAAGCTCAGATCACGGGGCGACACAAAAATGTCTGTCCACCTCATTCACATGCGTGTTGCAGCGCAGGGCTTTGTGGTTGGAGCTATGACACTGGGTACGTACTCTGTTTATTCTGGTCACAATGACCATTTCATTCTCTCAGAAATGGAAAGATGTAAGGTTATATCAATGAAATTCCACAGAATGTATGATGTAACTCATCTGACTTTAAACCCATATGGCTATTGTTCCTATTGTTGGTTTAAACACATTTCCCAGTTATGGTgaatttttcagaatttattttgtatagtcGGTATTGTTAATGGTGGTAGTaatgatttattttccatttgcaGTTTTCCATGTGTTCCACAGTGTATCATAGTTGTATTGGCCTCTATGCCTTTCTTCTGTTTGGTTTGTACTTGCTTTACTGCTAATCATACCGCTAACTTTGGATGTGCATGTGATTATGTTTTGCATTGCAAAAAGTGGCCTGTGTCCAGACTGTCCCATTTTCCGTTTCAGGTGTGCTCTACTCCATGTACAATGAGTACTTTGCCCCTAAAGATCCGGGGGAAAAGTGACATGGACACATTCATGCACCAAAAGCCTGTAACTGTTAAAAACCAATGACTACCAATCTAACACCACCTCCCCTGTTCAAGCAAATGTGAATCTGAGAAACAGATCTGTCAGTCACTACTACAGACAACCTTCCGTTGCTGTTCTTTGTGGCCAGTCTGAGAATACACTGAGTGAGTTATAATGCCCTTTTCAGTATTTTTGAGAGAAGTACATATTAAACGCTGCAtttacaccaacacacactgaaaaacctTTATCCAATCTTACTCCAAGAGGGGCACTGAGATGCCTTTAAGATCTATATCCAAGCGCACACCAAGATTCCTACAAGTT from Conger conger chromosome 14, fConCon1.1, whole genome shotgun sequence encodes:
- the LOC133109867 gene encoding HIG1 domain family member 1A, mitochondrial-like produces the protein MASDKSWSDDDSQSSKFMRKAKESPFVPIGMAGFVSIVGYGLMKLRSRGDTKMSVHLIHMRVAAQGFVVGAMTLGVLYSMYNEYFAPKDPGEK